One genomic segment of Pseudorasbora parva isolate DD20220531a chromosome 6, ASM2467924v1, whole genome shotgun sequence includes these proteins:
- the pou6f1 gene encoding POU domain, class 6, transcription factor 1 isoform X2 yields MDTEDLPANNAPLTVNEQVIVMSGQETIRVLEVEVDTALSSSGADGKVDSGGEEGVGQTLDAAEEGPLDSPVITSTTTAVSVEVSVPAVQTVVSTAPISVSQAQQQTSVPITVQACPQVLTQDGLASLMTGMLAQQGSLGQPLLIPLSMAGSVGGQGGLAVLTLPTATVATIPGLTAVSPAGGLLKLPFAGLQAATVLNSVQTQLQSPAQAVLQPQVSALQSVQAALQPTQTTPVTSASVVQKVSEPSASVATLQTAGLSINPAIISAASLGAQPQFISSLTTTPIFTSAMSNVAGLTSQLITNAQGQVIGTLPLLVNPASLAGAAAASALPAQGLQVQTMSPQLILNSQGQIIATIGNGPTAAAPTAASVLPKATVPLTLTKSTTQGPVGKVAPSKVIIAPQPQVVKTVTPLTSTGAIACGDMPTVGQLVSKPQSAVNEEEAINLEEIREFAKNFKIRRLSLGLTQTQVGQALTATEGPAYSQSAICRFEKLDITPKSAQKLKPVLERWLAEAELWNQKGQQNLMEFVGGEPSKKRKRRTSFTPQAIEVLNTYFEKNSLPTGQEITEIAKELNYDREVVRVWFCNRRQTLKNTSKINVFQAQ; encoded by the exons GTCATTGTCATGTCAGGTCAGGAGACCATTCGTGTGTTGGAGGTGGAGGTGGATACAGCCTTGTCATCTTCGGGGGCTGATGGGAAGGTGGACTCAGGGGGTGAAGAGGGTGTTGGTCAGACCCTGGATGCAGCTGAGGAGGGTCCGTTGGACAGTCCAGTAATCACAAGCACTACTACAGCTG TGTCTGTGGAGGTCTCAGTACCTGCTGTCCAGACCGTGGTCTCCACAGCCCCCATCAGTGTTTCTCAAGCCCAGCAGCAGACCAGCGTACCTATCACTGTCCAGGCCTGCCCACAG GTCCTGACTCAGGATGGTTTGGCCTCTCTGATGACTGGCATGCTTGCCCAGCAGGGTTCTCTGGGTCAGCCCCTACTCATTCCTTTGAGTATGGCTGGGTCTGTGGGTGGTCAGGGTGGTCTGGCAGTACTCACCTTACCCACCGCCACTGTTGCCACCATCCCTGGTCTCACGGCAGTCAGCCCTGCCGGAGGACTGCTGAAGCTGCCGTTTGCAGGACTGCAAG CTGCTACTGTGTTGAACTCTGTCCAGACGCAGCTGCAGTCACCTGCACAGGCGGTCCTGCAGCCCCAGGTGTCTGCTCTGCAGTCTGTTCAAGCAGCCCTGCAGCCAACGCAGACCACGCCAGTCACCTCCGCATCTGTGGTGCAGAAGGTGTCAGAGCCTAGTGCCTCTGTCGCAACACTTCAGACTGCAGGCCTGTCCATCAACCCTGCTATT ATTAGTGCAGCCTCTTTGGGAGCGCAGCCTCAGTTCATCAGCTCTCTTACTACAACTCCTATCTTCACCAGCGCCATGTCTAATGTGGCAGGACTCACAAGTCAGCTCATTACCAACGCACAGGGCCAG GTAATCGGAACACTTCCTCTGCTTGTCAACCCTGCATCACTGGCTGGAGCTGCAGCAGCCTCTGCGTTACCCGCCCAAGGCCTGCAGGTCCAGACCATGTCCCCACAGCTGATCTTGAACTCCCAGGGACAGATCATTGCTACGATAGGGAATGGTCCAACAGCGGCTGCCCCGACCGCTGCCTCCGTCCTCCCCAAAGCCACTGTGCCCCTCACACTCACCAAATCCACCACGCAG GGTCCTGTTGGGAAAGTGGCCCCATCTAAAGTGATCATTGCTCCCCAGCCACAAGTGGTGAAAACAGTCACTCCCCTCACCTCTACTGGTGCCATCGCCTGTGGAGACATGCCTACTGTGGGGCAGCTTGTCAGCA AGCCACAGTCTGCTGTGAATGAAGAAGAGGCCATTAATCTAGAGGAGATCCGGGAGTTTGCCAAGAATTTTAAGATTCGACGGCTCTCTCTGGGGTTGACACAGACTCAAGTTGGCCAGGCTCTCACTGCTACAGAGGGTCCTGCTTACAGTCAGTCAGCCATCTGCAG ATTTGAGAAGCTTGACATCACTCCTAAAAGTGCCCAGAAGCTGAAGCCTGTGCTGGAGCGCTGGCTGGCAGAGGCTGAGCTCTGGAATCAAAAAGGTCAGCAAAACTTGATGGAGTTTGTGGGCGGGGAACCCTCCAAGAAGCGCAAACGAAGAACGAGCTTCACACCGCAGGCCATTGAGGTCCTCAACACTTACTTTGAGAAAAACTCCCTTCCGACTGGCCAAGAGATTACAGAGATTGCAAAGGAGCTGAATTATGACCGAGAGGTGGTTCGGGTCTGGTTTTGTAATCGTCGACAGACTCTGAAAAATACAAGCAAGATCAACGTGTTTCAGGCCCAGTAG
- the pou6f1 gene encoding POU domain, class 6, transcription factor 1 isoform X1: MDTEDLPANNAPLTVNEQLLGSCTLKFPAQGDQVIVMSGQETIRVLEVEVDTALSSSGADGKVDSGGEEGVGQTLDAAEEGPLDSPVITSTTTAVSVEVSVPAVQTVVSTAPISVSQAQQQTSVPITVQACPQVLTQDGLASLMTGMLAQQGSLGQPLLIPLSMAGSVGGQGGLAVLTLPTATVATIPGLTAVSPAGGLLKLPFAGLQAATVLNSVQTQLQSPAQAVLQPQVSALQSVQAALQPTQTTPVTSASVVQKVSEPSASVATLQTAGLSINPAIISAASLGAQPQFISSLTTTPIFTSAMSNVAGLTSQLITNAQGQVIGTLPLLVNPASLAGAAAASALPAQGLQVQTMSPQLILNSQGQIIATIGNGPTAAAPTAASVLPKATVPLTLTKSTTQGPVGKVAPSKVIIAPQPQVVKTVTPLTSTGAIACGDMPTVGQLVSKPQSAVNEEEAINLEEIREFAKNFKIRRLSLGLTQTQVGQALTATEGPAYSQSAICRFEKLDITPKSAQKLKPVLERWLAEAELWNQKGQQNLMEFVGGEPSKKRKRRTSFTPQAIEVLNTYFEKNSLPTGQEITEIAKELNYDREVVRVWFCNRRQTLKNTSKINVFQAQ, encoded by the exons GTCATTGTCATGTCAGGTCAGGAGACCATTCGTGTGTTGGAGGTGGAGGTGGATACAGCCTTGTCATCTTCGGGGGCTGATGGGAAGGTGGACTCAGGGGGTGAAGAGGGTGTTGGTCAGACCCTGGATGCAGCTGAGGAGGGTCCGTTGGACAGTCCAGTAATCACAAGCACTACTACAGCTG TGTCTGTGGAGGTCTCAGTACCTGCTGTCCAGACCGTGGTCTCCACAGCCCCCATCAGTGTTTCTCAAGCCCAGCAGCAGACCAGCGTACCTATCACTGTCCAGGCCTGCCCACAG GTCCTGACTCAGGATGGTTTGGCCTCTCTGATGACTGGCATGCTTGCCCAGCAGGGTTCTCTGGGTCAGCCCCTACTCATTCCTTTGAGTATGGCTGGGTCTGTGGGTGGTCAGGGTGGTCTGGCAGTACTCACCTTACCCACCGCCACTGTTGCCACCATCCCTGGTCTCACGGCAGTCAGCCCTGCCGGAGGACTGCTGAAGCTGCCGTTTGCAGGACTGCAAG CTGCTACTGTGTTGAACTCTGTCCAGACGCAGCTGCAGTCACCTGCACAGGCGGTCCTGCAGCCCCAGGTGTCTGCTCTGCAGTCTGTTCAAGCAGCCCTGCAGCCAACGCAGACCACGCCAGTCACCTCCGCATCTGTGGTGCAGAAGGTGTCAGAGCCTAGTGCCTCTGTCGCAACACTTCAGACTGCAGGCCTGTCCATCAACCCTGCTATT ATTAGTGCAGCCTCTTTGGGAGCGCAGCCTCAGTTCATCAGCTCTCTTACTACAACTCCTATCTTCACCAGCGCCATGTCTAATGTGGCAGGACTCACAAGTCAGCTCATTACCAACGCACAGGGCCAG GTAATCGGAACACTTCCTCTGCTTGTCAACCCTGCATCACTGGCTGGAGCTGCAGCAGCCTCTGCGTTACCCGCCCAAGGCCTGCAGGTCCAGACCATGTCCCCACAGCTGATCTTGAACTCCCAGGGACAGATCATTGCTACGATAGGGAATGGTCCAACAGCGGCTGCCCCGACCGCTGCCTCCGTCCTCCCCAAAGCCACTGTGCCCCTCACACTCACCAAATCCACCACGCAG GGTCCTGTTGGGAAAGTGGCCCCATCTAAAGTGATCATTGCTCCCCAGCCACAAGTGGTGAAAACAGTCACTCCCCTCACCTCTACTGGTGCCATCGCCTGTGGAGACATGCCTACTGTGGGGCAGCTTGTCAGCA AGCCACAGTCTGCTGTGAATGAAGAAGAGGCCATTAATCTAGAGGAGATCCGGGAGTTTGCCAAGAATTTTAAGATTCGACGGCTCTCTCTGGGGTTGACACAGACTCAAGTTGGCCAGGCTCTCACTGCTACAGAGGGTCCTGCTTACAGTCAGTCAGCCATCTGCAG ATTTGAGAAGCTTGACATCACTCCTAAAAGTGCCCAGAAGCTGAAGCCTGTGCTGGAGCGCTGGCTGGCAGAGGCTGAGCTCTGGAATCAAAAAGGTCAGCAAAACTTGATGGAGTTTGTGGGCGGGGAACCCTCCAAGAAGCGCAAACGAAGAACGAGCTTCACACCGCAGGCCATTGAGGTCCTCAACACTTACTTTGAGAAAAACTCCCTTCCGACTGGCCAAGAGATTACAGAGATTGCAAAGGAGCTGAATTATGACCGAGAGGTGGTTCGGGTCTGGTTTTGTAATCGTCGACAGACTCTGAAAAATACAAGCAAGATCAACGTGTTTCAGGCCCAGTAG
- the pou6f1 gene encoding POU domain, class 6, transcription factor 1 isoform X3 → MSGQETIRVLEVEVDTALSSSGADGKVDSGGEEGVGQTLDAAEEGPLDSPVITSTTTAVSVEVSVPAVQTVVSTAPISVSQAQQQTSVPITVQACPQVLTQDGLASLMTGMLAQQGSLGQPLLIPLSMAGSVGGQGGLAVLTLPTATVATIPGLTAVSPAGGLLKLPFAGLQAATVLNSVQTQLQSPAQAVLQPQVSALQSVQAALQPTQTTPVTSASVVQKVSEPSASVATLQTAGLSINPAIISAASLGAQPQFISSLTTTPIFTSAMSNVAGLTSQLITNAQGQVIGTLPLLVNPASLAGAAAASALPAQGLQVQTMSPQLILNSQGQIIATIGNGPTAAAPTAASVLPKATVPLTLTKSTTQGPVGKVAPSKVIIAPQPQVVKTVTPLTSTGAIACGDMPTVGQLVSKPQSAVNEEEAINLEEIREFAKNFKIRRLSLGLTQTQVGQALTATEGPAYSQSAICRFEKLDITPKSAQKLKPVLERWLAEAELWNQKGQQNLMEFVGGEPSKKRKRRTSFTPQAIEVLNTYFEKNSLPTGQEITEIAKELNYDREVVRVWFCNRRQTLKNTSKINVFQAQ, encoded by the exons ATGTCAGGTCAGGAGACCATTCGTGTGTTGGAGGTGGAGGTGGATACAGCCTTGTCATCTTCGGGGGCTGATGGGAAGGTGGACTCAGGGGGTGAAGAGGGTGTTGGTCAGACCCTGGATGCAGCTGAGGAGGGTCCGTTGGACAGTCCAGTAATCACAAGCACTACTACAGCTG TGTCTGTGGAGGTCTCAGTACCTGCTGTCCAGACCGTGGTCTCCACAGCCCCCATCAGTGTTTCTCAAGCCCAGCAGCAGACCAGCGTACCTATCACTGTCCAGGCCTGCCCACAG GTCCTGACTCAGGATGGTTTGGCCTCTCTGATGACTGGCATGCTTGCCCAGCAGGGTTCTCTGGGTCAGCCCCTACTCATTCCTTTGAGTATGGCTGGGTCTGTGGGTGGTCAGGGTGGTCTGGCAGTACTCACCTTACCCACCGCCACTGTTGCCACCATCCCTGGTCTCACGGCAGTCAGCCCTGCCGGAGGACTGCTGAAGCTGCCGTTTGCAGGACTGCAAG CTGCTACTGTGTTGAACTCTGTCCAGACGCAGCTGCAGTCACCTGCACAGGCGGTCCTGCAGCCCCAGGTGTCTGCTCTGCAGTCTGTTCAAGCAGCCCTGCAGCCAACGCAGACCACGCCAGTCACCTCCGCATCTGTGGTGCAGAAGGTGTCAGAGCCTAGTGCCTCTGTCGCAACACTTCAGACTGCAGGCCTGTCCATCAACCCTGCTATT ATTAGTGCAGCCTCTTTGGGAGCGCAGCCTCAGTTCATCAGCTCTCTTACTACAACTCCTATCTTCACCAGCGCCATGTCTAATGTGGCAGGACTCACAAGTCAGCTCATTACCAACGCACAGGGCCAG GTAATCGGAACACTTCCTCTGCTTGTCAACCCTGCATCACTGGCTGGAGCTGCAGCAGCCTCTGCGTTACCCGCCCAAGGCCTGCAGGTCCAGACCATGTCCCCACAGCTGATCTTGAACTCCCAGGGACAGATCATTGCTACGATAGGGAATGGTCCAACAGCGGCTGCCCCGACCGCTGCCTCCGTCCTCCCCAAAGCCACTGTGCCCCTCACACTCACCAAATCCACCACGCAG GGTCCTGTTGGGAAAGTGGCCCCATCTAAAGTGATCATTGCTCCCCAGCCACAAGTGGTGAAAACAGTCACTCCCCTCACCTCTACTGGTGCCATCGCCTGTGGAGACATGCCTACTGTGGGGCAGCTTGTCAGCA AGCCACAGTCTGCTGTGAATGAAGAAGAGGCCATTAATCTAGAGGAGATCCGGGAGTTTGCCAAGAATTTTAAGATTCGACGGCTCTCTCTGGGGTTGACACAGACTCAAGTTGGCCAGGCTCTCACTGCTACAGAGGGTCCTGCTTACAGTCAGTCAGCCATCTGCAG ATTTGAGAAGCTTGACATCACTCCTAAAAGTGCCCAGAAGCTGAAGCCTGTGCTGGAGCGCTGGCTGGCAGAGGCTGAGCTCTGGAATCAAAAAGGTCAGCAAAACTTGATGGAGTTTGTGGGCGGGGAACCCTCCAAGAAGCGCAAACGAAGAACGAGCTTCACACCGCAGGCCATTGAGGTCCTCAACACTTACTTTGAGAAAAACTCCCTTCCGACTGGCCAAGAGATTACAGAGATTGCAAAGGAGCTGAATTATGACCGAGAGGTGGTTCGGGTCTGGTTTTGTAATCGTCGACAGACTCTGAAAAATACAAGCAAGATCAACGTGTTTCAGGCCCAGTAG